CCCACCATTCTAACTGGGGCTTCGCCACGTGAACACGGCCATTTTTCTTTCTTCGTAAAGTGTGATCCGCAGCAATCCCCTTTTAAGTTGATGAGTTTTTTTAAATGGATACCGGATCGAATCGGAGGCTACCATAAAATACGCAATCGACTGAGCCGCTACTTTGCGCGGTCGAAGGGCTATACCGGCTACTTCCAGCTCTACAGTGTCCCCTTTCGTTTTTTACCCTGGCTGGATTATACCGAGAAAAAAGATATCTACGAACCGGGAGGTATCATCGGTGGGCAAGCAACAATCTTTGAAACCTGGAAACAATCGGGAAAGCAATGGAACCGATCTAATTGGCGCAATGGCGATGCGGCCAACTATGCCGAAGTCGAGGCCCTCATACGTAAGGGCGAAGTGGAACTGGCCTATCTCTTCACTGCTGGGCTGGACGCTACCATGCATCGCTATGGACCATGGGCGCCACAAACGAAGGCCGCATTCCTAGAATTTGAGCAAAAGGTGGAGTCGCTCCAGGCGCTGGCCGAGCAGCATTACGATGATGTGCGCATCGCAATCTTTAGTGATCATGGTATGACTGAGGTCACCCGAAACTCAGATCTACGACGCCGCTGTGAGGCGTTGCCACTCAAATATGGCGTCGACTATGTCGCCGTTTGGGACTCAACCATGGTGCGTTTTTGGTTCTCCACGGAGGCCGCGCGCAAGCAGATTACCGAGCTACTGAATGCCGCCAGCGAAGGTTCGATCGTGAGCGAGGCACAGTTATCTGAATGGCGCTGTGATTTTCCGGATCAGCGCTATGGCGAACTGTTTTATTTATTAAAGCCCGGCGTGTTATTCGTACCTTCATTCCTGAACATGAGTCATGTACCAGGGATGCACGGCTACTCTCCCGACGATAAAGATAGCGCGGCCTCCTGGCTCGCAAATTTCGAAACCAATCCACCCGTGAACCGCTTAGAAGACATCTATGCGGTGATGCAAGCTGCCGCCCTCGATTAATGCCCCAACTGCCCCCCCATTATATTGCTGGTCACAAACAACCCGATACCGATTCAGTCGTCGCCGCCGAAGTCCTCGCTTGGCTTTATCGGGCCAATGCCGAGGACTCCGCGGAGGCGATCCCCGTGCGGCTAGGCCCCTTGAATCAACAAACCAGTTGGTTATTCGAACAGGCAGGCAGAACACCGCCGATACTGCGAGAGAGCTGCCTGTATACGGCGGAAGAAATCGCTCGTCCAGTTCCCTGTATCGACCGTGATACACCCTTACGCGAAGCATTGGAAACCATGCAGCGCAGTTTTAGTGATTTCGTCGTCGTGATTGATGAAGCGAAACATCCAATCGGGATTGTCAGCGATCGCACGCCGCGCACAAATTACTTACTTCAATGCAATATTGAGGACTTAATCGGGACCCTGCTAGACTTCGAACACATCATCAGTGGGCTGCCGCTCAGTCAATTAAACGACACAAAACAGCCCAAAGTTCACCGGCTGGAGGTGCCACTACACAAACATAGTATCACTGGCAAATGGGACCAAGACAGTGCCATTGTGATCGGCGACCGGGACCTCCTGTTAAATGACATCGAAAACAATCCGCCCGCAGCTGTGATCCTAACCGGAATTTCAGATATGCGGGCCCAGGAAATTACCGAACGCCTCCCCTGCCCGGTTTATCTCTATCGCGGCTCTGTCATCAGTATGATGACTCGTTTGCCGGGCTGTTTTCCTGCCTCGGAGGCGATGATTGAAGACTTCGCAGCAATCGATAGTCACATGCGAGAAGACGAGATTTCGCGCTGTATCAAGAAGGCCTCGGGCGGTTTATTGGTGTTGGATTCAAATGATTGTGTGATCGGAAGCATCTCCGCGATCGACCTGTTAAAACTCAAACGACCCAAGCTCAGCCTAGTCGATCACAGCGAACGCGGCCAGGCGATCCATGGCCTCGGCGATGCGGAAATCGTAGAGATCATCGATCATCACCGCCTCGGGGATGTGGAGACGATTCAGCCGCTCAGCATTGATGTCCGTCCACTCGGCTCGACCGCCTCCATTTTATATGAGCGTATCCAAGAGGCGGGACACGACATGCCAGCTGAGATCGCAATCCTCCTACTCGGGGCACTGTTATCGGATACACTGCTGTTGACATCGCCTACTTGCACCCAGTCGGACAAGCAGCGTGCCCAGCATTTAGCACGCATCGCAGGTGTTGAGCTCCATAGCTTTGGAATTGAAGTCTTGCGACAAAACGATGAATTGGCCGATGCCACCGCAGACTCCCTAGTTAGTCGCGACTGTAAACCCTTCACGTTCGAAGGCGTTCATTTCCTCGCGGCTCAGATAGAAACCGTCGACATGTCGACACTGACAGTCGCACGTGCGACGGAGTTGAGCCAAGCCTTTACACGGCAGGTCCAGCAATCGGGAGCTGCCTTTGGTGCATTAATGATTACGGATGTGTTGCAGAGCCAGAGTCGGATAATCATCGTCAGTGAAGATCCGCACTGGCAACATATTCACTTACCAGAAGACTTGCGGCAGAGTGAACAGCCTTGGCTACTGGATCATTTCGTTTCTCGTAAAAAACAACTCATTCCACTACTTTTAACCAATATCCGGCACGCTCAGTAAGCCACTTCCATGTTGAACGCACAGCCAAACAATCGCATTTTGCACATCCCCCGCCGCTTCAGTCAGGATGAATGGGGGGGCACTGAAGCCGTGATCACGAATCTATGCGCCTCACAGCTGGAGATGGGCATGCGTCCGGAAATCCACACCTCACTGGCCTTGTCTTCGACCCCGCAAGAGGACTTCAGAGGTTTCCCAGTGTATCGTTACAAATACTGCTACCCCTTTTTAGGCTTAAGCACGGCAGAAAAGCAGCAATTGGATAAAAAAGGTGGCAACCTACTCTCATGGCCGCTGTATCGCGCACTGCGCAATGCGGATCAGGTGCGTATCTATCACGCCCATGTGACCAAAC
The nucleotide sequence above comes from Coraliomargarita algicola. Encoded proteins:
- a CDS encoding alkaline phosphatase family protein, with translation MKKKTLHLFIFADALGWELVQHYGILKKVTPHQKKCETLFGYSATCDPTILTGASPREHGHFSFFVKCDPQQSPFKLMSFFKWIPDRIGGYHKIRNRLSRYFARSKGYTGYFQLYSVPFRFLPWLDYTEKKDIYEPGGIIGGQATIFETWKQSGKQWNRSNWRNGDAANYAEVEALIRKGEVELAYLFTAGLDATMHRYGPWAPQTKAAFLEFEQKVESLQALAEQHYDDVRIAIFSDHGMTEVTRNSDLRRRCEALPLKYGVDYVAVWDSTMVRFWFSTEAARKQITELLNAASEGSIVSEAQLSEWRCDFPDQRYGELFYLLKPGVLFVPSFLNMSHVPGMHGYSPDDKDSAASWLANFETNPPVNRLEDIYAVMQAAALD
- a CDS encoding DHHA2 domain-containing protein, which gives rise to MPQLPPHYIAGHKQPDTDSVVAAEVLAWLYRANAEDSAEAIPVRLGPLNQQTSWLFEQAGRTPPILRESCLYTAEEIARPVPCIDRDTPLREALETMQRSFSDFVVVIDEAKHPIGIVSDRTPRTNYLLQCNIEDLIGTLLDFEHIISGLPLSQLNDTKQPKVHRLEVPLHKHSITGKWDQDSAIVIGDRDLLLNDIENNPPAAVILTGISDMRAQEITERLPCPVYLYRGSVISMMTRLPGCFPASEAMIEDFAAIDSHMREDEISRCIKKASGGLLVLDSNDCVIGSISAIDLLKLKRPKLSLVDHSERGQAIHGLGDAEIVEIIDHHRLGDVETIQPLSIDVRPLGSTASILYERIQEAGHDMPAEIAILLLGALLSDTLLLTSPTCTQSDKQRAQHLARIAGVELHSFGIEVLRQNDELADATADSLVSRDCKPFTFEGVHFLAAQIETVDMSTLTVARATELSQAFTRQVQQSGAAFGALMITDVLQSQSRIIIVSEDPHWQHIHLPEDLRQSEQPWLLDHFVSRKKQLIPLLLTNIRHAQ